A genomic region of Procambarus clarkii isolate CNS0578487 chromosome 30, FALCON_Pclarkii_2.0, whole genome shotgun sequence contains the following coding sequences:
- the LOC123751696 gene encoding uncharacterized protein yields MEQCVKQVAQRAGVNTTVGSMAEEPSTFRVGGIIILVGVGSFICWKLWKHWRKEVGGPTTPPPTPTATPPARRPQGILTSLPEEYLVQDPNEFEDEDPAFIQDDTMPSLEWDYDGLQQYAEDARPVQDDPHEVFPSNSYNSRQLLSDDASLELNLEEELMFSSGPLADDYSGLPDLHKASHSTSFGSLPPDMGNSLPRYAPRMSFYKLTVSDSYNESDTHWEPLLISTPKKRGDITTSMSMTLMNRQINGSKLSF; encoded by the exons ATGGAACAGTGTGTGAAGCAGGTGGCGCAGAGAGCAGGAGTCAACACAACCGTGGGTTCCATGGCAGAGGAACCAAGTACAT TTCGAGTGGGCGGCATCATTATTTTAGTGGGCGTGGGTTCCTTCATATGTTGGAAACTATGGAAACACTGGAGGAAAGAAGTGGGCGGCCCCACCACGCCGCCGCCCACGCCCACCGCTACACCACCAGCGCGCCGCCCTCAAGGCATCCTGACATCACTCCCGGAGGAGTATCTTGTGCAGGATCCAAACGAATTTGAAGATGAGGACCCAGCTTTCATCCAG GATGACACGATGCCATCACTAGAGTGGGATTATGACGGTTTGCAACAGTATGCTGAAGATGCAAGACCCGTGCAAGACGATCCACATGAAGTCTTCCCCTCTAACTCTTACAACAG TCGGCAGCTGTTATCAGACGACGCATCTTTAGAGTTGAATTTGGAGGAAGAGCTTATGTTCTCCTCTGGACCACTGGCAGATGACTACTCTGGACTACCTGACCTCCACAAGGCATCACATTCTACTTCCTTCGGTTCACTTCCTCCTGACATGGGCAATTCTCTGCCCAGGTATGCTCCCAGGATGTCTTTCTATAAATTAACTGTGTCTGACTCATATAATGAATCGGATACACATTGGGAACCACTACTGATATCCACCCCTAAGAAGAGAGGGGATATCACAACTTCGATGTCGATGACTCTAATGAATCGTCAAATTAATGGGTCAAAATTAAGTTTTTGA